From a single Rutidosis leptorrhynchoides isolate AG116_Rl617_1_P2 chromosome 5, CSIRO_AGI_Rlap_v1, whole genome shotgun sequence genomic region:
- the LOC139848911 gene encoding nuclear transport factor 2-like, translating to MNVVLQIRMATQTEAPSTTPSVQVVGNAFVEQYYHILHHNPDMVHRFYQDSSFISRPDEDGAMMTVTTMKGINDKICSLDYTAYKAEIKTADAQESFKDGLKKEVYSKFFLAQQDKGYFVLNDVFRYVDENKPVEDKYVVVEGIDDNQTSHLIPDPPQTINSPLPDLDNVDKEEAKVVVEEAQIVLENEGPLVNEKISVEHEPHPSENNKSVVAESISSAAVDDTPKMSYASILSSQTKKRVPLPSKVYVPSVTSKAKPTETENKPVATVAQSPPREVSAPVAASNISSPDSGNVHDESDGYSVYIRHLPLNATVSQLETEFKKFGPIKQGGIQVRSNKLGFCFGFAEFEDISSMQNAIQV from the exons ATGAATGTTGTACTTCAAATCAG GATGGCAACTCAAACTGAAGCTCCATCAACGACTCCTAGCGTACAAGTGGTTGGTAATGCCTTTGTTGAGCAATACTACCACATACTTCATCATAACCCTGATATGGTTCACAGATTTTATCAAGACTCTAGTTTCATAAGCCGACCAGATGAAGATGGTGCAATGATGACTGTGACTACCATGAAA GGTATTAATGACAAAATATGCTCATTGGATTACACTGCCTACAAGGCTGAGATAAAGACTGCTGATGCTCAGGAGTCTTTCAAGGATGGG CTTAAGAAAGAAGTTTATTCAAAGTTTTTTCTTGCCCAACAAGATAAGGGTTACTTTGTACTCAATGATGTCTTCAGGTATGTAGATGAAAATAAACCAGTGGAGGAC AAATATGTGGTAGTTGAAGGGATAGATGATAACCAAACATCACATTTGATCCCAG ATCCTCCTCAAACTATCAATTCTCCATTACCAGACCTTGATAATGTTGATAAAGAAGAAGCTAAAGTAGTAGTGGAAGAAGCTCAAATTGTTTTGGAAAATGAGGGACCGTTGGTAAATGAAAAGATTTCAGTGGAACATGAACCACATCCAAGTGAGAATAACAAATCGGTTGTGGCAGAATCTATTTCTTCTGCTGCAGTGGACGATACTCCCAAAATGTCCTATGCATCGATTCTAAGTTCACAGACAAAAAAGAGAGTTCCATTGCCTAGTAAAGTTTATGTTCCATCAGTTACTTCAAAGGCAAAGCCTACAGAAACGGAAAACAAACCAGTTGCTACAGTGGCACAAAGTCCGCCACGAGAAGTGTCTGCACCTGTAGCCGCGAGTAACATTAGCTCTCCTGATAGTGGCAATGTTCATGATGAAA GTGATGGTTATTCTGTTTATATCCGGCATTTGCCTCTAAATGCCACAGTATCTCAGCTTGAGACGGAGTTTAAGAAATTTGGACCTATTAAACAAGGAGGCATCCAAGTTCGAAGTAACAAG TTGGGATTCTGTTTTGGCTTTGCCGAATTTGAAGATATCAGTTCCATGCAGAATGCTATTCAGGTTTGA
- the LOC139847030 gene encoding exocyst complex component EXO70E2-like, with protein MGSDVMMELVEEEKLVAAAKLIMRELESNKKLSNEATEILVDLGLKLSSMVKIAEVKDDEGGGNEELSRMKDRIDSIHDKVMTWEVGQSMIWDSGTDDAKEYLKSVDEVRRLIERLESLNPSKNSQEFDVLMKANDVLQTSMAKFEEEFKHILVHNRQNFEPERLSFRSTEEDGLDDSSRYSFGEDSSFDESTHRDSMSRGAEVYIMDLVNPQVIPDLQSIANLMFDSNYGKECCQAFISVRKDALDDCLYILEVEKTSIEDIVKMEWATLNSKIRRWIKAIRIFVRIYLASEKFLCEQIFVERESVITFCFSESSKVSILQLLNFAEAISVGPHQPEKLLRILDMYEILTDLMSDIESFYPDENGLYLRTEFNDVLTRVGDCVTSTFLEFKNAVGSNVSNAAFPGGGVHHLTRYVMNYIRTLVEYSNSLNTLLKDHGETDDQDSTSSPDISPAIEDDSTNENSSSSPMGLHFRSLMSLLESNLEEKSKLYKEDALGHLFLMNNINYMAEKVKGSGLRNVLGDNWIRKRNWKFQQHAMVYERSTWSSILSLLRDEGLYHSGSISKTLLKERLQAFYTSFEEIYKSQTGWSIPNPQLCEDVRISMSLKVIQAYRTFVGRHANNISEKYIKYSADDLENYLLDLFGGTPKSLNSSSFHRK; from the coding sequence ATGGGAAGTGATGTCATGATGGAGCTAGTTGAAGAAGAGAAATTAGTAGCTGCTGCCAAGCTTATTATGAGGGAATTAGAGTCTAATAAGAAGTTATCTAATGAAGCAACAGAAATATTGGTGGATCTAGGTTTGAAACTATCATCTATGGTGAAGATTGCAGAAGTTAAAGATGACGAAGGGGGTGGGAACGAAGAATTAAGTCGTATGAAAGATCGAATCGATTCGATTCATGATAAGGTCATGACATGGGAGGTAGGTCAATCTATGATTTGGGATTCTGGAACTGATGATGCTAAAGAGTATTTGAAATCAGTTGATGAAGTTAGAAGATTGATTGAAAGATTAGAGAGTTTAAATCCGAGTAAAAAtagtcaagaatttgatgttttgaTGAAAGCTAATGATGTTCTTCAGACATCAATGGCTAAATTTGAGGAAGAGTTTAAGCATATTCTTGTTCATAATCGACAAAACTTCGAGCCTGAACGATTGTCGTTTAGGTCAACCGAAGAAGATGGGTTAGATGATAGTTCAAGATACTCTTTTGGGGAAGATTCTTCGTTTGACGAGTCAACTCATAGAGATAGTATGAGCAGAGGAGCTGAAGTTTACATAATGGATTTGGTCAACCCTCAGGTGATTCCTGATCTTCAAAGTATTGCTAATTTGATGTTTGATTCGAATTATGGTAAAGAATGTTGTCAAGCGTTTATTAGTGTTCGTAAAGATGCTTTAGATGATTGCTTATATATTCTTGAAGTAGAAAAAACTAGCATTGAAGATATTGTGAAAATGGAATGGGCTACATTGAATTCCAAGATCAGGAGATGGATAAAAGCGATACGAATCTTCGTACGTATTTATCTCGCGAGCGAAAAGTTCTTGTGCGAACAAATTTTCGTTGAACGTGAGTCGGTAATCACGTTTTGTTTCTCCGAATCATCAAAAGTTTCGATCTTGCAGCTTTTGAATTTTGCAGAAGCGATTTCGGTTGGACCCCACCAACCCGAAAAATTGTTAAGGATTCTAGACATGTATGAAATCTTAACAGATCTTATGTCTGATATAGAGTCTTTTTACCCTGATGAAAATGGTTTGTACTTAAGAACAGAATTTAATGATGTTCTTACTCGAGTAGGCGATTGTGTAACTTCAACGTTTCTTGAATTCAAGAACGCAGTGGGGTCCAACGTGTCGAATGCAGCTTTTCCTGGAGGTGGTGTCCACCATCTCACACGATACGTGATGAATTACATTAGAACGCTCGTTGAGTATAGTAATTCGTTAAATACTCTCTTAAAAGACCATGGTGAAACAGACGATCAAGACTCAACGTCTTCACCGGACATAAGTCCTGCGATCGAAGATGATAGTACGAACGAGAACTCTTCATCTTCTCCGATGGGTTTACATTTTCGATCGCTGATGTCACTTTTGGAATCGAATCTTGAAGAGAAATCGAAGTTATACAAAGAAGACGCGCTGGGACATCTTTTCTTGATGAATAATATCAATTACATGGCTGAAAAAGTCAAAGGGTCAGGGCTAAGAAATGTACTTGGTGACAATTGGATTCGTAAGCGTAACTGGAAGTTTCAACAACATGCCATGGTTTACGAAAGATCAACGTGGAGTTCGATCTTGAGTCTACTTAGAGACGAAGGGCTTTATCATTCTGGTTCGATTTCAAAAACTCTGCTTAAAGAAAGGTTGCAGGCATTTTACACCTCATTCGAAGAAATCTACAAAAGTCAAACTGGATGGTCAATACCGAATCCTCAACTCTGTGAGGATGTAAGGATCTCAATGTCACTAAAGGTAATCCAAGCTTATCGAACTTTCGTTGGTAGGCATGCGAATAATATAAGTGAAAAGTATATTAAGTATAGTGCTGATGATCTTGAAAACTATCTTTTGGATTTGTTTGGGGGCACTCCAAAGTCCTTAAACAGCAGCAGTTTTCATAGAAAGTGA